The genome window GGAATTTTAAATAGGGAAGGCAAAAGTGAATCTTGCAGAGAGGGATGGTAAGACAGTTAGTGTCCTTCATGTGGCCTGGCACAGGTTAATCACATACTCCAGAGGGATGGGAAAGGTCCCTTTGGGAAAGTCAAGACCAGGTGGGGGTCTTCAAACTGATATACAAGGGGGAAATCCTGACTGATGTCAGGGCTTCCTGCATTCACAAAGAACAGCCTAGATTCTCCTCCGACACTTCTGGCAGCACTAGCCAACAGACTGGTAGGCAACAGAACAGAAGGCACAAATGGCACAAGAATCAAGTCAAAAGGAGCTCTCAGTATTCACTCAGGCTGAATATTCCTACCTGTTTTCAAGCTACACGATGCAAGGGACAAAGAAAGGTCTAAAACCTGGCCTAAGGAACAACAAAATTGAGAGGACAACAACTAGAAGACCCAGGACCAGTACCTGCTTTGGAGGATTGGTAGAAACAGGGGAACTCCATGTGTAGAATACAGGGAAGAGAATGGAGTCTGTCAGCACCCACTCGCAGTTAACTCAAACTGTCGGCTGAGGGGACCCATCACACCATGCAGAATTCCTAACAGATGAAGAACAACTCTGCAGTTACTCTGCAGAGATGCCACTGTTTCCAAAATTCAACTCCTTTCTGACCAGGATGAGCAAGAAGTCTCCTGCATGCTAGTATCCTGCCAAGGCTGTGACTCCCCCATGGTTCTTGCAGGAAAGATCAGGAAGCACACAGCTCACAAGAACTATGGTAAGGACAGAGACCCCTTCAGAGCCTGTGTATCCAGAACAAGGAGATTTTTTAATGAGGATTAACATCTGTGCAAGTGGAGCACAAGATGAATAGAGAGAGTGGTCCATCTGTCTGGAGAAGACAGAAGTAACCAATTGTTTACGATGCTGCACTTTCAGCAGCACTGAACTAACACTTGAACACTGGACCCTCTTCTTTTTGGGGACAAAGTACCAAGAGCAGAACTACTTCCATGAGATATTATTTACTCTTGATAGAAGTATAAATCTGTTTCTCCCTTTATCAGTGTGCTACCAGCTACCATGCtaaaggggaaaaggggcaggacTGTGAAATACAACTAATCAGAGTTaatttgctgtttaattttgcaGTCTCATCACTCTAAAGGATAAAAGGGTAAAGATGCTCTATATGCACTCTGAGGCTACTCAATCCCATGTCCCACATACCACTAGTAAAAGAGACAAACAGCACAACTTAAAGCAGAACACAAAGAAATGAAACTTCCTATGCACATGCTAAAATTATGAGTTATAGCTGCCCAAGTCCAAACAACAGAGATATCCAAGGACTTCAGTGTGGGCTTGGGGCTCCTCACAGTGTCCAAGGACAACATGCAAAAAAGCAGCCAAGGAGGAGACTCTTCCATAACCATTTATGCTTAGAGCAGTCCTCGAGATCAATAGCAATGGCCCCTAAGGAAAATACAGGAATAGAAATATGGATTTCCTCAGAGAAAAGTTCTAGTTCCTGGCTATCCCCTGAAATAATAGCTCCCAGCCTGTCACACAGCTTTCTGTGGATGCTTACATGTAAGTGGTGGCAGGTGTCAGACAGGTACTTAGCAAACAAACTCTAAGGAGCTCCAGATCTTTAAGGAAAAACCTTTCAGCTGAGAGACCTTGCTTAGCTGCAGGCATGGCTTGGATGCCCTATCACTCAGGGAGAGGCAGTCAGCACAGCACTCAATTAGAAGGAGTTATGTGTCCTTTGAGAAGCTGCCTCTGTGCCCCTGCTCAAGGCCCACACCTGGCTCTTTTACCTGcactgctgcccctgcctggcAGAACAATGCACACAGGCATGAGACCCTTGTAAAAAACCTGCTAGTGCAGTGATTGTCAGCACTTAAAAGTCCTTCCTAGCAGGGAcaagaaagaacagaaattaaGGACACTGTGACATAACAGTCAGGCCAAACCCCCCACCCCCTGGCTCAGTGTCTGATGTCTGAGTGGCCAAAAGGCAGAGCAGGTATGCAGTGACAGTTCTTCAACCTACCCCTCCAGACTGCAGCATCTGCTGGTTTGAGGactcctctgtgtgccaggacaATTACCTTTGCATTTCTTACTCCTCTCTCAGCAATTTGTCCACCGGTGCTTTGAACAGGTGGAATTCACAGAGCCACAGCAGTTGGTAGCAGCCAGTTGTGTACCTCAGCTACAGCACTTTCCTCTCTATTTCAAAACAGCCATTTGCTACTTTTACTTCCTGATCCCTCTTTTCTCCATCAAAGAAAACCTCTTTAGGAGACTTCCCCAATTTCCTCTACCATTACTCTCCATCTCCCTCCTGAACATAAAAGTTTAGAGTGTTTCTGTAATTTATTTAGTATTTCTTAGCTAAATAGTCTCTCATGCAAAGAGTTTCCCTCTTCTCCGACGGCAGACCCTGTAACGATAGATTTTGTGAAGCAGGATTGTTCCccaaggggaaaagaaaattgttttgcCCTTAGTCTGTACTTCACTTTAtcattctttttatttctttcactgAGATTCACCACAGGTTTTAAGTAGGCTTTCTTAAACAGCTTCCTTATCCTGATGTGAACTCAAAATGTTTTGCTATTGCTGctacagttttgtttccaactTCCtcaacagttttttttttcccaaaggtAAGAGATAGTTCTTGCTCTGACCATTTAGTAGGGAACTCTAAGGCAAATCTCTTTGAAAGTGTTTTGGGCTTCTGGCTGCCACTTttaagttttggttttttttttttttttttttttttttaaagaagcttCTTAATTCTTTTTGttgctttcttttctaaaaGGAGAATACCATCCATTATGGTCACTCCATACAAAGCAGCTCTTAGTGACAGAATATAATTTAGCACCAAGTGTGTCCAGGACCTGGTTCCAAGAGCTACTCCTCTCACGCTGTGACTGGTTACTCCACACAGCACTCCTGCCTCTGTCACCACATTGATCTCCCTCAGAATGTTCTTGGGAGTTGCCAACCTGAATGAGGAGATCAAATACTGTGCTTTTTCAAGTTCAGCCTAGAGTCACAGAAGTTGAAGGAATTGTTAATTAATCTGTGTTAATTAACTCATCCAATTTGGCTCTATGCTGCCCTCAGTGTTAGCAATGTGCTCTGTAAATTTAAGCTACCGTTTTCCTTATGGAATTAGTCCTTCTCCTGGAATACACCATGCCATCTCTGCTCAGTAAAGACCAAGTGTTAGAGGAGGCAGTTAGGAAGAGCAGAGGACTTCCCTGTGGATCACACTGCCTGTGCAGGACTCATTCTCTAGGAAAGCCCAACTGCCTGAATTTTGGCAAGATGTGCAAAGGCCTAGACTGGTAACAGGGTGGGAATTTGTCATGGGAGGATGGGGCAGTGAGGGAAAGCACAGGAACTCTGTGATATCCTATGACCTGTTGCCATGACAGATAAGCAGCAGGACAATACCAAGAGTCAGCACCCAATGCTGGTGGTCCAGATAAATCAAGACATCCACAATTTCAGTCTCTTTTACAGTTGCTGGTGGGGGAGCAGGTACACATTTAGTAAAGTAGTTCTGACTGGCAACTAATCTTTGGAGATAAGTTAAACTCTATTTAACAAAGACTAACCCCACTCTGTGTGTCAGCAGTGGAAGTCTGTGGGACAGACAGTGCTAagaggggagctgcaggagcacataATTTGTGACAGTTATCCTCAGGGTTATCTAAAAAATACACAATGTTCCACAGCAATTAACAGGTGAAGCTTAGCCAGGGTTTTCTGGCATGGGGACAACTGATGAGCACTCCTTACCACACAGAGCAACATTCAACACAGGAGAATTTCTTTAAGGACACTGATACGGCCAATTACTGGAGCAGGTTACAATCAAGCATGCTCAAAGGTAGATTTGATTCACTTAGAAGATTGCTTGGCATATGGAAGCATTAAGGGGATAAGAGGCTGTCAAcatgaaagaataaaatatttaaaaagcaatgCATCAAAGAAGCATTTTAATAGCTTAATTTATACTGGCTTTGTATGATTGATTACGTTGAATGATGGTTCCACTGGCTCTTATACTGGCTACCCTGTTAGCAGGGCAGTAATAATATCAGCAACAGaggcctgcagagctgctgaaccAACCCAACTGCTCAGCACTGAAAGAGGAACAGGTTTGTAGCAGgtttaataaaaagaaatctgtcTAGATTCCTTGACCTTTACACTTTGAGTACTTTGCAGCCATGGAAGTGTGTGTTACCATAAGTTCTGGCCCTGCTTGGGAGTGGTGGTCTCAGCAGGCAGGTCTGTGGTGGGCATGGAGCGGTGCAGTTTGTTCCCTCGGCTGTCACTGCCTGTGCTCTTCCGCTTctctgcaaaagaaaagcacagGCTCAGGTAGATTCCTGAGCAGCATTCCTACTATTCCAAACATAAAACTAGTTTCACTTTTTAGCTGTGTAATGACAAAGCACTTTGAAAACCAAAGGAGGTATAAGCAGcatgaatttttatttctcagcaTCTCAGGTACACTCTGACATGCATTTAAATCTTTGCTCATTCAGGACTTTGATTGTTAAGTTACCAGAGGAATGTGCTGAAATCCTGcccactgcctgcagcagcagctgagagatGAAAGCAGCTGGAAGCAAAGAGTTGATCAGGAACACAGCTGGTCAGTATTTTAAACAGCTCTTGCAAGAAAATATACCCACAGAGGAGCTTGGAATGATACACCTCCAGCTCAGTCAGTCTCAaagacacaggtggctgtgaagTTACATCTGGATGAAGGATCTCACTGTAGGTTTGCCCTGTTCTATTCCTCTACAGGTGTCCAATTTGCCCCTTGTCTATGACAATTCTACCAGGCGAGGGCTTGGATCTAACTCCATAAGCTTTCCCATGCAGGATTGCCATGGATGGACTCAGTGCCAGAATGTGATGTTCCAAAAGCAAGAAACAATCACAACTGAAACTCAGTTGAGTCAGGTTATTGCAGTATTATCTGTTTCAAGAACTACTTCATACAGAAATGTTAAGTTCCCTCCTGTACAGATAAATTTTTGTGCCTGTTCAAGCTTGCAAGGCTCCAGGACCTAGGCTCCAAGTCAGCCAGGCAAAATCACAGAGAAAGCACTAGAAGTTCAGCAAGTCCCTTGCACCTCACCTGCAGATTCAGCAAAGGTGAAGAGCAGGCTGAGAGGAAGTGCACGAGGGACGTTCGCCAAAACAACCTCAATCAGCAAAGCTGTGCATACCTAACAGACTGCCCTGCTTGTTACTATTCCACAGGCCAATCTAGGAGTCTTGGCATCAGCGGAATATCAGCACTGTGATAGACATCCTCACTCTGCAGCACAACTAGCTAATTGCGCAAGAGTCTGGCACGCTGCAACTCAGGAGGGTCAGAGTGAACTAGAGGGATGATACCAACTGACATCAACCTCACTCCTTGAAGGAGAGGAAACTGTATGCCACGGTCTTTAGGTGCAATACTACAGGCAAGTCTACagacctgcagcagcagaatgGAAATATCACCAGCACCTCCTTTGTGCATGCTTCTGGAGTTAAAAGGAGgcttaaaaaaatcagagtatCCCCATTAAAAAACTCTGACTAAACAGTTCTTTCACACTCATGACTCCCTTTGAATAGTCAGAGCAGAGGAAATACCCCCAAGAGACTGTAcctccagggctgtgctccttcTTCAGATCTTCCTTTTTCTGATGGGGAAGGGCAAATCTGTAGTCTATACTGTCGTGTACCCAGCCTTTCTCAATAAACAAGCCTGGAACCTCATCTGAAAACAGCCAGTACCTGGAAGAAATATGTGTTATTAGGTACCTGTCTCCTTTTCTGGCTAGTTAAACACATAAACACTTTTATTGGCATTGAGTGGAGAAGTATCTGTGTGCTCAACTCATTAAAGCTGAATGCATGCAAATCTTTATGTTAGCCCAGCTGAGAAACAGGGAAAACTTAGCTTACAATCCTTCCAAGAGCATGCCTGTgcaacaataataaaaaaaaaaaaaaaaagaaaaaagaaaaaagaaaatatggtaaTGAGGTTCCTGAGCACCCAATGCCAGCACTTGAACCTCCGCTGGTCCTGACCTCCATGGGAAGGCTTCAAAAAGCTGGGCACATAAGCAGCCACTATACTTAATACACACAAACActctccttctctctcctctgCAATTCGATATACCCTCCCTATCAATCCCTTCCTGGGGGATGGTATCTGACACAGCCCCTCTCTCAGGGCAGAGATGGAAGTTCATGGCCATTTCCTTTCCCACCTGTTGTGATTCCTGTCAGTGCCAATTGGAGTCCTGCGCATCACCAGTTTGGCTTTGGCAATTCCATCCTGGAAagttttctcagcagcagctttaTGCCTCCGGattctttcttcctctgcttctttCTCCATCCTCACTGTTAGAatcagcaaagagcagcattagCTTTCCTTTATTGCATCCAGACATCAATATTGTCTTTTATTTTACTATACCATGGGAATAAAAAAAGTGTTTACAGGGGATTTTAATAAACATTCTTTACAACTATACactcttttgtttattttctgcccatcattcttaaaaaaaaaaaaaaaatttaaaaaattccatATAGCTAGATATAGAAGAAGTAGTCAAGGTGTAAGAATGGACTGGGCTGAAGAAGCCCAGGATAAAAACCGccatatcacagaatcatggaatggtttaggttggaagacaccttaaagatcatcttgttccaaccctgccatggtcagggacaccttccactagaccaggttgctctaagccctgtccagcctggccttggacacttccaaggataGGGcggccacagcttctctgggcaacccgTGCCAGGCTAGGTTGGATGGGACCTGGGCCAacctggtggaaggtgtccttgcccatgaaGCAGGGGTGGACCATGATCAACTTTAAAGCCCATTCCAATccaaagcattctgtgattcttggTCTCCCAGAACAGATACTCCTACATTCCAGTTAAGGTACAAAAGCCAGGCTCCATGAGGGACGCTTACCCCTCACTtgtttcagaaggaaaataacCTAGATGAGCAATACTGTCCACTTCCATCCACCCAGCATCTACATTTATAACCAATAAAACCCCTAAACTGTAATTCCAAAGTATTCTCTCTTTACTCCTCAAGCACCACTACTTACACAGAAACAAGGTCTGGTGCCGCAATTCGTGATTTAGAGAGGTTTGAGTGGACAGTTTATATTTATACAGCTCCATAACTAATTCTTTGAAGTGAGAAACTCTAAACTGAGATTTATTGCCCAAATCCTGATATGAGAGAAGGGCTGCTGCCAACAACCTTaccatggggacagcagcagggccagcagcagcagtaggaACTGATTTTAGGCAGGAAATATCTCCTCTGTACCCAAGAACTAGATGATGTTTGGGCATAAGACAAATTTTTGGTTACTTTCTGTTCCCAAAACAGATACTGTGTTGTCCAACCTCCCTGGGCCTGTCATAATTAGAAAGGTACTGAAGACACATACAGATAAAAAACTAGAAGCAGGTATTAGTTTTTCTTAAATTTACAAAGTTTAAGCTGCCACAAGAACCACAGGAGATGAATTACAAATCTCCAGTGAGCAAATCCCTTAAATTCCATACAGACATCCCTATTTGTGGAATCTAGACAGTAAATCACAAAAGAAGAGGTCACTTGGGTTTATACTGTGTTAGGTATAATGGTGCTGGAGCTTCAATGCTCTATTATGCAATTATGAGATCTATATTCTTAAGTTTTATTTAGGTTTCATTCAGAAGCATTCAGACAATGCTTCTGGAAAACAGGCTGTCATTTTTGCCATGAAGTTACTCCACAAGACACAAACACTCTGCTCGCTGGGTAATTTTTCTTACCTCTCATTTGTATTTCTTGTTGCTCCCTCTCCTTCTTGGCTTGGATGGCAAGAAGGCGCCTGCTCTTCACAGCACTGATCATATCATCAGCTTCAATTTCTACCCGGTGCTCTATTTTCATAATTTcgtgttttttcttttcattccttCCCATCATATGCTCTACTTTCCCATTCTCCTTGGTTTTAGCCACCATTTCTTTTCGCTTCTGTTTCTCTGCCCTCTTCTTGTCATTCTCCTCCTTCAGGACAGCCAGGCGCTCTTTCCACAGCTCAGCTGAGGCCTGCTGCTTGGCCTCCACATGGTCCTGCACCGAGTACGTCATTAGGATCCGGTGACACAGTGCTCCAAGGATCCGCAATTTCTCTTCAGGAGTCAGCTCAAAGAACTCTGATGTCTCCAGTTTCTCCAAAAACTCATCCTGTACCTCATTATCCTCAAAAGCTGCTGAATCCTTACTTTCATCTACATTATCTGAAACCTCACTTTCCTCTTGAACATCTGACTTGCGCAGGCACAGGCGAACCAACTCGGAAGCGGAATGCAGAGTAAGTGGGATTTCAGAAAGTTTCATTCCCAGCTCAGCATAATCCTCAGCAATTTCATCCTGCAGCAGGGTCTGCAAGAGGATGACCAGCACTCTGTTCAAGTACAGGAAGCCTCCCTTTTCTGCACAAAGGGCTTCCATCAGGGACACTGCTGTGATGGGATACTGAGCATCTGGCATCAATAACCCTGAGTAGCAGCTCAGGAACTCCACCACCATGGCCACATCCCCAAAAAGTGTGTTAGGAAGTCCCTCTGGAGTATCAACCAGTTTAAAAGTAGGCAATGTCTTCCCTTTCAGATCTTGGTCCTCAAATCTCCTCtgtttttccaatttttccttcatctccttctccttccgctcttttgctctttccttcagtttctctttcagcttttcccttttcttcttcatGTACTCCTTCCGCTGTTCCTCAGTCATGGTGGCCCATCTCTTCCTGTGTTCCAGGAGCTCATAGCGTTTCTGTACCAATCCTCGCAAATCCTCAGGGAGACGGGCACGGTCCTCATTGGAAAGGAGCCGAGCTGTCTTGGAGATGATGCAGGAAAGAGCACTTTTTTTGTCTTCCCggtctttgttttctttgtaataGGCAATGAGATGGAGCGCTGCAGGAGGCAGATGTTTCTGGGGTTTCCTGGAAGATCCAGGGGTGCCTCCAGCATTCCTGGGAGCCCTAGACACCTTAGTGGTACCTTTAGCCATGTCCAGCAGTgtcatttgtttcattttcatctTGGGGGTCTTCAAACCTTTCCTAGGAGACTTTGCCTTCCCCGACGACTTCTGCCCATTCAGAACCCTTTTGCCTCTTTGCTTTTTGTCCAAGGATTTGTTGTTGCCCTTTCCTAGTTGGCTCCTCTTTGGAATGTGAAAGTTAGAACCCAGTTTAGCAGGTGACACAATTTTCAtcacctcctccagctcctctttaGGACTATTTGAGTTCTTTGAGTTCTTCACCTTCAGCGGAGAGCCAATTATAGATTTTTCCAAATGCACGTGACACCATAGGGTTGGACTCAGGGGCTGTCCCAGTGAAGATCCGTCTGCTTTGGATTTCTTAGGAAGCCTTCTTTCAGGTGACCGAGAGCTCTTCCTCTTGGTTGAGGGATTAAGAGCCATATACTAAAATTAAAGGAAGAATCATTTTGTATTAATactgaaaggaaattaaaagttACCTAGATCTCTGTCAATTATTTTTGcccattttcaaattttttttctaatgaaatTGCTCACTGCATTAAGGGTAACAGGCTTCTGCAATCATAATCAGAGTCAGAGAATGGCCTGGGTTTGGAGGGACCATAAagaccatcttgttccaacccctgCCAATGGCATGGacaccactagaccaggttgctccaagccctgtttAGCCTGgacttggacacttccagggatgaggcagccacagcttctttgggcaacctgtgctAGGGCCTTACCATCcccacagggaagaattttttcccaatattcaATTTAAATCTACTCTGTGTGAACTTGAagtcattcccccttgtcctgaaCAAATATTTATCTTCTAGTTTTAAAACAACACTTGACAGTCTATGAAAAAGTGAGTTTACTGAATGAACCAAATAGAACTTTCTACACCAGAAGATGGATTTTAAGACAGCACATTTCATGGTATGGCATTTAGTTGGTTAATATTGTATTTGGCTGGTCAGCACTAAGGGCTAAAAGAACCCATTCATGCTATGTATATAGTCAGTACTAAATTTGTAGTATCTGCCATCGCTCAATGCAGCCCTGTGCATGAATCAGGCCTCATGCAGTCACATGCATCCAGGTCTTGGGCCCAACACCTGACACTACCACATAAAGACTGTAGCTTTCCCATTTCTCTTACACCAGGGAATCATGTCTTTACTTGTAAACAAGTAATGCAAAccactggaaaaataaaaaggcagatACATCTCAAATTTTTAAAGCACACCACTATTCCATCCAGATGTACAAGCCATGTCACCTCTCAAAAGGTCAACCTACAAAAGAGTaggttttcctgctctgcttctctctgtaTTTAACAGATATGTGGAattggcacttggggacatggtttagtggtggcctCTGTGGTGTTGGGTAACAGTGAAGTTCGATGATCTTATGGGGCTTTTCAACCCtaatgattttgtgattctaaaACCTAACCAGCACACTGAGGTCTCTGCCAAGATCCAAGGAATGGGTGGCAAAGCAAAGCAGGTACTTTCAGGAATTCTTACCTTATGTGGGTCAAGCAAGAAGTCACTGAATTTACTGGGGAGAGAGTACTTCTTCACTAACTCATCCTCCACAACCCATGGGGCATTCTCACACGTGCCAGCACGTAGCGCATTGTGACGGATGAAGTACCTCAGGATCTCCTTGTTGGGAGGACGCTCTGTACGGACTAAGCTATCTGCTGGAACGTTGCTGATGATCTTGGAGATAACAGACACACTGTTAATGATTAACTTCTAACCACATTATACAGATCACATGCCTACAAGGAACCAGGATCATTGTACTGCTTCATGTCCAAAAACTCTTCGCTCATTCAAAGCTCTCTTGGAAAGACTCAAACCAACCAGAATTGGCACCAACAGAACTGAGACACACAGAGATTGGTAAGAGAATCAGACAGCTAAAACAGTAAAAACCATGAGTTTATGATGCAGAATTTTTGCCAAAGCCCCTGTTTTATCTCTAACCTTCCTCCAGCTTGTGCTTGCTACCAACTTTAAAGCTTTTACATATCCAtgttagatttttttcctgagaccAAAGGAGCACCTCTGCACATGGTACTCTTTGAGGTCAGCACTGCTCACTTGTCAAATTACCAAAGAGCAGACAAAaagcacagagcagtgctgcagctaTCCAAAGCCTCCCAAAGCATTGCCACCTTCAACTCAGAGCAGCTTGGTCAGGACAACAGCAACAACTGCCGCTCATGATTTCACTGGTCTCAGGAACTGCAAGACCAGAGATGAGGCGCTTAACAACAACCACAATAAAGTTCTGTGACTCAATGTGTGTGGTACCAAGTGTTTCCATGCACAAAACCTAATTACAGATAGAAAAAGGCTGGCCAGCCTCACAGACAACTGTCCTGCTTCCAATGCCATGACTCTGGCAGAAAGTACTACATTGTGCTGTACAATCACCAGCAGTGATTAATTAAACTTGCATATTCATATTATAATAGAAAGGACTCAAGCAGACAAGTCACCTTATCTTCATTTTTCAGTTTGACATCATATTTGTGTGGCAGGAATTTAGGTGGGACCcacttcctttcttccttcttcaaCGAAGTGGGAAGCTTTCGAGGAGACCTACGTGCTCGATCATCTGATAAAAGAAGGTGATACACAGTCTTAttatagttaaaaaaaaaagttttaaaaatccaGGCCACCACTGGACAGGGCATCCTACTTCTTGCCATCTGTACAGTGTTTGGTTAAACTAGAACATTAGGAATATAACCCAAACTGGGTTTTAGAAATAGCCAGAAGATACAGGCCAGAAATGGAGGCCCAGACCAGCTCTGAGAACTAAGGAGGTAACATCTATCTTCAAGGAGTACAAAGGACCATCTTCATTTAAACCCATCTCTCTGCAGAAAGTAAACTGCAACCACGTACGCAAAGGCAGAAAATGTCTGTAAGATTTATGAAGAGGAGATATAACCCAACCAGTAAACCTGCTAAGAGAACTCCTCCAACAGCCCTGGCTGCCTATGCTACGCCTTCTTTGAAATAGTTCCATGGCAGGAatcactgactttttttttttcttaagaagaAAGTAATCTCCAAATGTTTTTATATTTGTGGCTACCAAATGGAATGTGGCTAATTATGGAATAGTCTgagatggaagggaccttaaaagtAATCTCATTCCACCTCCCACCTTCACTAGACCagagacactttccactagaccagcaTGCTACAAGCCCTGCCCAACCTGGTCTTAGACACTTCTaggaatggggcagccacagctactctgggcaacctgtgccaggggctcaccactctcacaggaAAGTATTTCTTCTTAGGAttcaaagaaaacaataaaGCAAGCATGAGGGATCAGAGTAATAATCTACTAAACATATAGAGAATAAAAGTAGATGTTAAATCTAAATAAAGCTTAAGAATATAGATCTCAGAATCACATCATTGAAGCTCCAGCACCATTATACCTAACATGGTATCAACCCAAGTGACCTCTTCTTTTGTGATTTACTGTCTAGATTCCATAAATAGGGATGGCTATATGGAATTCCATCAAACAGCACCCGGATATTTGggtgaggaagaagaaaatactACCCATTCCACCCttaagttaattttaaaaagccaacTTCATTTGTTGTTGCATTCTATTGTAATAAAACAGATATTTATGCTTGGAAGAGTTAAAAGCCATCTGGATGAAGCTCTTAGGAAAATGGTCTACTGGAAGATGCCCCTGTCCAgagcaggggggttggaatgagagcatctttaaggtcctttccagcacAGCTGATTCTGTGTTTCTAAAGCATCTATATTGTGCTGTCTCCTGTATTCACATTATTTCAGATTGTCCAGAGCAGTACAGGTTCTAACTCAGCTCATGCTACAGaaccagcctgcagcagttcaCCATCaattttc of Passer domesticus isolate bPasDom1 chromosome 19, bPasDom1.hap1, whole genome shotgun sequence contains these proteins:
- the BAZ1B gene encoding tyrosine-protein kinase BAZ1B isoform X3, which gives rise to MAPLLGRKPFPLAKPLPPGEPGELFVIPHTQEAFRTREEYEARLERYSERIWTCKSTGSSQLTHKEAWEEEQEVAELLKEEFPIWYEKLVLEIVHHNTVSLEKLVDAAWLEIMTKFAVGEECDFEVGKEKMLPVKVVKMHPLEKVDEEASEKKSEGACDSPSSDKENSSQAAQDNQKEAMLKEDDSRRDSMNDRARRSPRKLPTSLKKEERKWVPPKFLPHKYDVKLKNEDKIISNVPADSLVRTERPPNKEILRYFIRHNALRAGTCENAPWVVEDELVKKYSLPSKFSDFLLDPHKYMALNPSTKRKSSRSPERRLPKKSKADGSSLGQPLSPTLWCHVHLEKSIIGSPLKVKNSKNSNSPKEELEEVMKIVSPAKLGSNFHIPKRSQLGKGNNKSLDKKQRGKRVLNGQKSSGKAKSPRKGLKTPKMKMKQMTLLDMAKGTTKVSRAPRNAGGTPGSSRKPQKHLPPAALHLIAYYKENKDREDKKSALSCIISKTARLLSNEDRARLPEDLRGLVQKRYELLEHRKRWATMTEEQRKEYMKKKREKLKEKLKERAKERKEKEMKEKLEKQRRFEDQDLKGKTLPTFKLVDTPEGLPNTLFGDVAMVVEFLSCYSGLLMPDAQYPITAVSLMEALCAEKGGFLYLNRVLVILLQTLLQDEIAEDYAELGMKLSEIPLTLHSASELVRLCLRKSDVQEESEVSDNVDESKDSAAFEDNEVQDEFLEKLETSEFFELTPEEKLRILGALCHRILMTYSVQDHVEAKQQASAELWKERLAVLKEENDKKRAEKQKRKEMVAKTKENGKVEHMMGRNEKKKHEIMKIEHRVEIEADDMISAVKSRRLLAIQAKKEREQQEIQMRVRMEKEAEEERIRRHKAAAEKTFQDGIAKAKLVMRRTPIGTDRNHNRYWLFSDEVPGLFIEKGWVHDSIDYRFALPHQKKEDLKKEHSPGEKRKSTGSDSRGNKLHRSMPTTDLPAETTTPKQGQNLWFLCDSQKDLDELLDCLHPQGVRESQLKERLEKKYQDITHSIHLARKQNLGLKSCDGNQELLNYLRSDLIEVATRLQKGGLGYVDVTPEYEAKVYSLESLKDFGECVIALQAGVVKKFLQGFMAPKQKRRKHQGEDHIARAEEIDEDKKMAEEAKVASAMEKWKTAIREAQTFSRMHVLLGMLDACIKWDMSAENARCKVCRKKGEDDKLILCDECNKAFHLFCLRPALYEIPDGEWQCPACQPSTARRSSRSRNYAEDSAEDEGEEGEEASDEPDAEEEEEEEEDYEVAGLKLRPRKAARGKQGSMYSSRQGRHQRKKQTLHPVQGPRQRTAPVNGADIDELVLQTKRAARRQNLELQKCEEILSKLIKYRFSWPFREPVTTEEAEDYFEVISNPMDFQTMQSKCSCGSYRSVQEFLSDMKQVFSNAERYNQNGSHVLSCLEKTEQCLIDMVHKHLPGHTYARRKRKKLSARCQGLEEQEGDSESEPLEHSQGRKRKK